TTCGCAACGCGGAAATGGCGGTAGCGGCGGCATCAATACTCCTAACTTTAATTTCAGCAATCCATTTGGATCGAAAGCGAGCATTCTGGTTGCTGGGGCGCTGGTCTTCTTTGTGTGGATCTGCAGTGGCTTCTTCATTATTCAAGAAGGGCAGGCCGGCGTTATTCTGACTTTTGGTAAGTACGATTACACCGCTAAGCCTGGTATTAATTGGCACATGCCTTGGCCGATTCAGTCTGAGGAGACTGTCAATCTCTCAGGCGTTCGCTCGGTAGAGGTCGGTCGTCCTGTATTGATCAAGGCCACCAATCAAAAAGATTCTTCAATGCTTACCGAAGATGAAAACATCATCGACGTGCGTTTTGCTGTGCAATACCGCCTTAAAGATCCTACAGATTATTTATTTAATAACCGTGATCCCGATACTGCAGTGGTTCAAGCGGCAGAAACTGCGGTGCGTGAGATAGTTGCCCGCAGCAAAATGGATACTGTGTTGTATGAGGGGCGCGAAAAGATTGGTATTGATTTAGCCAACTCAATTCAGAAGATTTTAGATAGCTACAAAACGGGCATATACGTGACCAGTGTGACCGTGCAAAACGTTCAACCACCCGAACAAGTTCAAGCAGCGTTTGACGATGCAGTAAAGGCGGGTCAAGACCAGGAGCGTCTGAAGAGCGAGGGTCAGGCTTACGCCAATGACATTATTCCGCGCGCCAAAGGTACTGCAGCCCGTCTGATTCAGGAGGCTGAGGGTTATAAGGCTCGTGTAGTTGCTACCGCAGAGGGTGATGCCACCCGCTTTAAGCAAATCTTGGTGGAGTACTCGAAGGCGCCACAGGTAACGCGTGATCGTATGTATATCGATAGCATGCGCGAGATGTATAACAACGTCACCAAAATCCTAGTTGATACCACTAAGAGTAATAGTCTTTTATACCTTCCGCTCGATAAGATCGTTGCACAGGTGAGCGCTGAAAGTGCTCAAGCAGCAAATACACAAGTAAATCAGTCTGGTACAAATACTCCGACTGGGAGCGTGACAGTGGGTGGTGCTACTGGAGTAAATACACCATCCCCAGCTTCTAGTGCTACTCCTGCAACGCCAGCACCAGCTGTCAATAGCTCTAGCGATAAACGTGATGGCCTCCGTAGTCGTGATCGGGAGTCCAGATAATGAATGCCAATCGTTTAATTGCAGCAGGTATTGGCTTTATTGCGCTGATATATGTTCTGTCTTCTAGTATTTTTGTTGTAGACCAACGTAAGTTTGCTGTGGTGTTCTCATTTGGGCAAATTGTTCGAGTGATTGAGAAGCCGGGCATACAAATGAAGTTTCCAGCGCCATTTGAAAACGTGCGTTTCTTTGATCGCCGTATTTTGACAATCGATAATCCAGAAGCAGAGCGTTTTATTACTGCTGAGAAGAAAAACTTATTAGTAGATTCTTATGTGAAGTGGCGCATTGTCGATCCACGGAAGTTCTTTATTAGCTTCAAAGGCGATGAGCGCTTAGCTCAGGACCGCTTAACTCAATTAGTTCGTTCCGCCCTGAATGAAGAGTTTACGAAACGCACTGTGCGTGAGTTAATTTCTGATCAGCGTGAAGAGGTGATGCAGGGTATTCGTAAAAAAGTCGCTGATGATGCTGCTGATATCGGTGTAGAGATTGTTGATGTGCGCTTGAAGCGTGTTGATCTCTTAGCGGAAATCAGTGATTCTGTTTATCGTCGTATGGAAGCAGAGCGTAAGCGTGTAGCGAATGAGCTCCGATCTACTGGTGCTGCAGAGTCCGACAAGATTCGCGCGAATGCAGAGCGTCAACGCGATACGATCTTGGCAGAGGCCTATCGCGATGCCCAAAAGATTAAAGGCGCTGGCGATGCTAAAGCAACAGCACTCTATGCAGAAGCATTTGGGCGCGATCCTCAGTTTGCCCAGTTCTATCAAAGCCTAGAGGCCTATAGAAGTTCTTTCAAGGATAAGAAAGACATTATGGTGGTTGAGCCGAATGGCGAGTTCTTCAAGTTCCTGCACAAAAAATAAGAAAGCGAATAGTCCACATCATGAATCGCTGGTTACTTCCTGAAGATATTGCAGACGTTTTGCCAGCGCAGGCTCGCAAAGTGGAGTCATTGCGTCGTGCCATTTTGGATTTGTATCAGTCCTATGGCTATGAGTTGGTTGCGCCTCCGATTCTGGAGTTTTTAGACTCTCTATTGACCGGTACTGGTTCCGATCTTAATCTGCAGACCTTCAAATTAGTAGATCAACTCTCTGGCCGTACTTTAGGCCTACGTGCTGATATAACCCCGCAAGTAGCCCGCATTGATGCGCACCTATTAAATCGTGATGGCGTTACT
This is a stretch of genomic DNA from Polynucleobacter sp. JS-JIR-II-b4. It encodes these proteins:
- the hflK gene encoding FtsH protease activity modulator HflK; the encoded protein is MMRKFLDLFSVNDPGWGNSHNSSGSKDAKDGQGNEQAPKADPETNKPVETQPTNQPAKPDGPPDLDELWRDFNDRIAGIFGGKKTPGATGSPTGKPTNKPNSTDIPPPSQRGNGGSGGINTPNFNFSNPFGSKASILVAGALVFFVWICSGFFIIQEGQAGVILTFGKYDYTAKPGINWHMPWPIQSEETVNLSGVRSVEVGRPVLIKATNQKDSSMLTEDENIIDVRFAVQYRLKDPTDYLFNNRDPDTAVVQAAETAVREIVARSKMDTVLYEGREKIGIDLANSIQKILDSYKTGIYVTSVTVQNVQPPEQVQAAFDDAVKAGQDQERLKSEGQAYANDIIPRAKGTAARLIQEAEGYKARVVATAEGDATRFKQILVEYSKAPQVTRDRMYIDSMREMYNNVTKILVDTTKSNSLLYLPLDKIVAQVSAESAQAANTQVNQSGTNTPTGSVTVGGATGVNTPSPASSATPATPAPAVNSSSDKRDGLRSRDRESR
- the hflC gene encoding protease modulator HflC, which encodes MNANRLIAAGIGFIALIYVLSSSIFVVDQRKFAVVFSFGQIVRVIEKPGIQMKFPAPFENVRFFDRRILTIDNPEAERFITAEKKNLLVDSYVKWRIVDPRKFFISFKGDERLAQDRLTQLVRSALNEEFTKRTVRELISDQREEVMQGIRKKVADDAADIGVEIVDVRLKRVDLLAEISDSVYRRMEAERKRVANELRSTGAAESDKIRANAERQRDTILAEAYRDAQKIKGAGDAKATALYAEAFGRDPQFAQFYQSLEAYRSSFKDKKDIMVVEPNGEFFKFLHKK